Proteins from a genomic interval of Kitasatospora herbaricolor:
- a CDS encoding NADH-quinone oxidoreductase subunit D — MRETTVGIGAGAENFSGEPGTTDMVLNIGPQHPSTHGVLRLKLVLDGERIVSAEPVIGYMHRGAEKLFEARDYRQIIMLANRHDWLSAFANELGVVLAVERMLGMEVPERAVWIRTMLAELNRVLNHLMFLGSYPLELGGITPVFHAFHGREELQHVLEEASGGRMHYMFNRVGGLKEDLPAGWLGRVRAAVATVRSQLPVFEDLVLGNEIFRARTAGVGVLSQEHVHAYGVSGPIARASGVDLDLRRDEPYLAYGSEELRGVLTVVTREEGDCLARFECLLEQTVNSLDLADACLDKLATLAPGPVNLRLPKVLKAPEGTTYAWTENPLGINGYYLVSRGDKTPWRLKLRSASYNNIQALTELLPGTLVADMVAILGSMFFVVGDIDK, encoded by the coding sequence ATGAGGGAGACCACGGTCGGCATCGGCGCGGGTGCGGAAAACTTTTCGGGCGAACCGGGCACCACGGACATGGTGCTCAACATCGGCCCGCAGCACCCGTCCACGCACGGCGTGCTGCGCCTGAAGCTGGTGCTGGACGGCGAGCGGATCGTCTCCGCCGAGCCGGTGATCGGCTACATGCACCGGGGCGCCGAGAAGCTCTTCGAGGCCCGCGACTACCGCCAGATCATCATGCTCGCCAACCGCCACGACTGGCTGTCGGCCTTCGCCAACGAACTCGGCGTGGTGCTCGCGGTGGAGCGGATGCTCGGCATGGAGGTGCCCGAGCGAGCGGTCTGGATCCGGACCATGCTGGCCGAGCTGAACCGGGTGCTGAACCACCTGATGTTCCTCGGCTCCTACCCGCTGGAGCTCGGCGGGATCACCCCCGTCTTCCACGCCTTCCACGGCCGCGAGGAGCTCCAGCACGTGCTGGAGGAGGCCTCCGGCGGCCGGATGCACTACATGTTCAACCGGGTCGGCGGCCTCAAGGAGGACCTGCCGGCCGGCTGGCTCGGCCGGGTCCGGGCGGCGGTCGCCACCGTCCGCTCCCAGTTGCCGGTCTTCGAGGACCTGGTGCTCGGCAACGAGATCTTCCGGGCCCGCACCGCCGGCGTCGGCGTGCTCTCCCAGGAGCACGTGCACGCGTACGGGGTGAGCGGCCCGATCGCCCGGGCCAGCGGCGTCGACCTCGACCTGCGGCGTGACGAGCCCTACCTCGCGTACGGCTCGGAGGAGCTGCGGGGGGTGCTGACCGTGGTCACCCGGGAGGAGGGCGACTGCCTGGCCCGCTTCGAGTGCCTGCTGGAGCAGACCGTCAACTCGCTGGACCTCGCCGACGCCTGCCTGGACAAGCTGGCCACGCTGGCGCCCGGCCCGGTCAACCTGCGGCTGCCCAAGGTCCTCAAGGCCCCGGAGGGCACCACCTACGCCTGGACCGAGAACCCGCTCGGCATCAACGGCTACTACCTGGTCTCGCGCGGCGACAAGACGCCCTGGCGGCTGAAGCTCCGCTCGGCCTCGTACAACAACATCCAGGCGCTCACCGAGCTGCTGCCCGGCACCCTGGTCGCCGACATGGTGGCGATCCTCGGCTCGATGTTCTTCGTGGTCGGCGACATCGACAAGTGA
- the panD gene encoding aspartate 1-decarboxylase, whose protein sequence is MLRTMLKSKIHRATVTQADLHYVGSVTVDEDLLDAADLLPGELVHIVDINNGARLETYTIAGPRGSGVIGINGAAARLVHPGDLVILIAYGQMDTAEAKGYVPNVVFVDAENRITGFGTDAAEAPEGSGLLRGDQAHAPGTVGRQAYGGPDDAAATAAR, encoded by the coding sequence GTGCTCCGCACCATGCTCAAGTCCAAGATCCACCGGGCCACCGTGACCCAGGCCGACCTGCACTACGTCGGCTCGGTCACGGTGGACGAGGACCTGCTCGACGCCGCCGACCTGCTCCCCGGCGAGCTGGTCCACATCGTCGACATCAACAACGGCGCCCGGCTGGAGACGTACACCATCGCGGGCCCGCGCGGCTCCGGCGTCATCGGGATCAACGGCGCCGCCGCCCGGCTGGTCCACCCCGGCGACCTGGTGATCCTGATCGCCTACGGGCAGATGGACACCGCCGAGGCCAAGGGCTACGTGCCCAACGTGGTCTTCGTCGACGCCGAGAACCGGATCACCGGCTTCGGCACCGACGCCGCCGAGGCCCCCGAGGGCAGCGGCCTGCTCCGGGGCGACCAGGCCCACGCCCCCGGCACGGTCGGCCGGCAGGCGTACGGTGGCCCCGACGACGCGGCCGCCACCGCCGCGCGCTGA
- a CDS encoding sensor histidine kinase, protein MHRLNAWLRRHPMVADSAWALLLLLLGLLPDDSEHGWRLVVHYLIAVAVPLLMVFRRRNPDLTLALAVTLGLGQIALDVNPAASSIGYLVFAYTGAAFGSTWASRLALGAGLAAGPLTLWRFPTGSVDEQGEPIGPHYSVMQSLLLATLMSTPFVLCWAWGRLTRVRRAYLVELEDRAARLERERDAQAKVAVAAERARIARELHDVVAHNVSVMIVQADGAAYVLDNSPQQAKEALGTIASTGRQALVEMRRLLGVLRTAGTAEEYMPQPGVEELPELLDQVRTAGLPVDFTASGDARELPRGVELTVYRIVQEALTNVRKHGGPDARAKVAVDFGERELAVLIEDDGRGTTSEQLTGGGTDGLGHGLIGMRERVGMVSGSLDVGPRPGGGFRIRAVLPLKAAK, encoded by the coding sequence GTGCATCGACTCAACGCCTGGCTCCGCCGACACCCCATGGTGGCCGACTCCGCCTGGGCGCTGCTGTTGCTGCTCCTCGGCCTGCTGCCGGACGACAGCGAACACGGCTGGCGGCTTGTCGTGCACTACCTGATCGCGGTCGCCGTCCCGCTGCTGATGGTGTTCCGGCGCCGCAACCCGGACCTCACCCTGGCGCTGGCGGTGACCCTCGGCCTCGGCCAGATCGCACTGGACGTCAACCCCGCGGCCTCCAGCATCGGGTACCTGGTCTTCGCCTACACGGGCGCCGCCTTCGGCTCCACCTGGGCGTCCCGGCTGGCGCTCGGCGCCGGACTGGCCGCCGGCCCGCTGACCCTCTGGCGCTTCCCCACCGGCTCGGTGGACGAGCAGGGCGAACCGATCGGTCCGCACTACAGCGTCATGCAGAGCCTGCTGCTGGCCACCCTGATGTCCACCCCGTTCGTGCTCTGCTGGGCCTGGGGCCGGCTGACCCGGGTGCGCCGGGCGTACCTGGTGGAGCTGGAGGACCGGGCCGCCCGGCTGGAGCGCGAGCGGGACGCGCAGGCGAAGGTCGCGGTGGCGGCCGAACGGGCCCGGATCGCCCGGGAGCTGCACGACGTGGTGGCGCACAACGTCTCGGTGATGATCGTCCAGGCGGACGGCGCCGCGTACGTGCTCGACAACTCGCCGCAGCAGGCCAAGGAGGCGCTCGGCACCATCGCGTCCACCGGCCGCCAGGCGCTGGTGGAGATGCGCCGGCTGCTCGGCGTGCTGCGCACGGCCGGCACCGCCGAGGAGTACATGCCGCAGCCCGGCGTGGAGGAGCTGCCCGAGCTGCTCGACCAGGTCCGCACGGCCGGCCTGCCGGTCGACTTCACCGCCTCCGGCGACGCCCGCGAGCTGCCCCGGGGGGTCGAGCTGACGGTCTACCGGATCGTCCAGGAGGCGCTGACCAACGTCCGCAAGCACGGCGGCCCGGACGCCCGGGCCAAGGTCGCGGTGGACTTCGGCGAGCGGGAGCTGGCCGTGCTGATCGAGGACGACGGCCGGGGCACCACCTCCGAGCAGCTGACCGGCGGCGGGACCGACGGTCTCGGGCATGGTCTGATCGGCATGCGGGAGCGGGTCGGGATGGTCAGCGGCAGTCTCGACGTCGGCCCCAGGCCCGGCGGCGGGTTCCGGATCCGCGCCGTCCTGCCGCTCAAGGCGGCCAAGTAG
- the nadC gene encoding carboxylating nicotinate-nucleotide diphosphorylase, whose product MSHTHEELPLADQGGGCGDGCGCGDGEGYESGLDPRLAELLEEAGLDPIEVEDVATLALAEDLAGGEDVTSVATVPAEAVATADFTAREAGVVAGLRIAEAVVSLICEEEFEVERHVQDGDLVEAGQVLLSVRSRTRDLLTAERSALNLLCHLSGIATATRAWADALAGTGAVVRDTRKTHPGLRALQKYAVRCGGGANHRMALSDAALVKDNHVVAAGGVAEAFRAVRAAYPDLAVEVEVDTLEQIPPVLEAGADLILLDNFSVAQLKEAVALVAGRAKLEASGGLTLATAREVAETGVDYLAVGALTHSSPILDIGLDLRP is encoded by the coding sequence ATGTCCCACACCCACGAGGAACTCCCGCTGGCCGACCAGGGCGGCGGCTGCGGCGACGGCTGCGGCTGCGGGGACGGCGAGGGCTACGAGAGCGGTCTCGACCCCCGACTCGCCGAGCTGCTGGAGGAGGCCGGCCTGGACCCGATCGAGGTCGAGGACGTCGCGACCCTGGCGCTGGCCGAGGACCTGGCCGGCGGCGAGGACGTCACCTCCGTCGCGACCGTGCCGGCCGAGGCCGTCGCCACCGCCGACTTCACCGCCCGCGAGGCCGGCGTGGTGGCCGGCCTGCGGATCGCCGAGGCCGTGGTCTCGCTGATCTGCGAGGAGGAGTTCGAGGTCGAGCGGCACGTGCAGGACGGCGACCTGGTGGAGGCCGGCCAGGTGCTGCTCTCCGTCCGCAGCCGCACCCGCGACCTGCTGACCGCCGAGCGCAGCGCGCTCAACCTGCTCTGCCACCTGTCCGGCATCGCGACCGCCACCCGCGCCTGGGCCGACGCCCTGGCGGGCACCGGCGCGGTCGTCCGCGACACCCGCAAGACCCACCCGGGCCTGCGGGCGCTGCAGAAGTACGCGGTGCGCTGCGGCGGCGGCGCCAACCACCGGATGGCACTGTCGGACGCCGCGCTGGTGAAGGACAACCACGTGGTCGCGGCGGGCGGCGTCGCCGAGGCGTTCCGGGCCGTCCGGGCGGCGTACCCGGATCTCGCCGTGGAGGTCGAGGTCGACACCCTGGAGCAGATCCCGCCGGTCCTGGAGGCGGGCGCCGACCTGATCCTGCTGGACAACTTCTCGGTGGCGCAGCTCAAGGAGGCCGTCGCACTGGTGGCCGGGCGGGCGAAGCTGGAGGCTTCCGGCGGACTGACCCTGGCCACCGCGCGCGAGGTCGCCGAGACTGGTGTCGACTACCTGGCGGTGGGGGCGCTGACGCACTCCTCGCCGATCCTCGACATCGGCCTGGACCTGCGTCCGTAA
- a CDS encoding L-aspartate oxidase: MSVSHRLTAPAPGWTTTTDVVVVGSGVAGLTVALNVRKAGLRAVVVTKAMLDDGSTRWAQGGIAAALGEGDTPEQHLDDTLVAGAGLCDEEAVRTLVTEGPEAVRHLIATGAAFDLDEDGEILLTREGGHHRRRIAHAGGDATGAEISRALVSAVRSDPGLELIEHALVLDLLTDADGHAAGLTLHVMGEGQRDGVGAIRARAVVLATGGMGQVFSASTNPAVSTGDGVALALRAGAEVTDLEFVQFHPTVLWLGPEAEGQQPLVSEAVRGEGAHLVDADEHRFMVGQHELNELAPRDIVAKAITRQMQLKGADHMYLDGRHFGAAMWEERFPTILASCRSHGIDPVTELIPVAPAAHHASGGVRTDLLGRTTVPGLYACGEVACTGVHGANRLASNSLLEGLVFAERIAADLAARHRAGELPERAVDVAAARAARAVPLPAPEARAEIQRLMSKGAGVLRSAASMAATAAGLAALAEEAYAHLADEKPADPRVETWEAANLHLVATALVAAAAQRAETRGCHWREDFPERDDAHWRRHLVTTLAGTAGTPVSTPEER; the protein is encoded by the coding sequence ATGTCCGTCTCGCACCGCCTCACCGCCCCCGCCCCCGGCTGGACGACCACCACCGACGTCGTCGTGGTCGGCTCCGGCGTGGCCGGCCTCACCGTCGCCCTCAACGTCCGCAAGGCCGGCCTGCGGGCCGTGGTGGTCACCAAGGCGATGCTGGACGACGGCTCCACCCGCTGGGCCCAGGGCGGCATCGCCGCCGCCCTGGGCGAGGGTGACACCCCCGAGCAGCACCTCGACGACACCCTGGTGGCCGGCGCCGGCCTCTGCGACGAGGAGGCCGTCCGCACCCTCGTCACCGAGGGCCCGGAGGCCGTCCGGCACCTGATCGCCACCGGCGCCGCCTTCGACCTCGACGAGGACGGCGAGATCCTGCTCACCCGCGAGGGCGGCCACCACCGGCGCCGGATCGCGCACGCCGGCGGCGACGCCACCGGCGCCGAGATATCGCGCGCCCTGGTCTCCGCCGTGCGCAGCGACCCGGGGCTGGAGCTGATCGAGCACGCCCTGGTGCTGGACCTGCTGACCGACGCCGACGGCCACGCGGCCGGCCTGACCCTGCACGTGATGGGCGAGGGCCAGCGCGACGGCGTCGGCGCGATCCGGGCCCGCGCGGTGGTGCTCGCCACCGGCGGCATGGGCCAGGTCTTCTCCGCCAGCACCAACCCGGCGGTCTCCACCGGCGACGGCGTGGCGCTGGCCCTGCGGGCCGGGGCCGAGGTCACCGACCTGGAGTTCGTCCAGTTCCACCCGACCGTGCTCTGGCTGGGCCCGGAGGCCGAGGGCCAGCAGCCGCTGGTCTCCGAGGCCGTCCGCGGCGAGGGCGCCCACCTGGTCGACGCGGACGAGCACCGCTTCATGGTCGGGCAGCACGAGCTGAACGAGCTCGCCCCGCGCGACATCGTCGCCAAGGCGATCACCCGGCAGATGCAGCTCAAGGGCGCCGACCACATGTACCTGGACGGGCGGCACTTCGGCGCCGCCATGTGGGAGGAGCGCTTCCCGACCATCCTGGCGTCCTGCCGCTCGCACGGCATCGACCCGGTCACCGAGCTGATCCCGGTCGCCCCGGCCGCGCACCACGCCTCCGGCGGCGTCCGCACCGACCTGCTGGGCCGCACCACCGTGCCGGGGCTGTACGCCTGTGGCGAGGTGGCCTGCACCGGCGTGCACGGCGCCAACCGGCTGGCCTCCAACTCGCTGCTGGAGGGCCTGGTCTTCGCCGAGCGGATCGCCGCCGACCTGGCCGCCCGGCACCGGGCCGGCGAACTGCCGGAGCGCGCCGTGGACGTGGCGGCCGCCCGGGCGGCGCGTGCCGTGCCGCTGCCGGCGCCGGAGGCCCGGGCCGAGATCCAGCGGCTGATGTCCAAGGGCGCGGGCGTGCTGCGCTCGGCCGCCAGCATGGCCGCCACCGCCGCCGGGCTGGCCGCGCTCGCCGAGGAGGCCTACGCCCACCTCGCCGACGAGAAGCCGGCCGACCCCCGGGTGGAGACCTGGGAGGCGGCCAACCTGCACCTGGTCGCGACCGCCCTGGTGGCGGCCGCCGCCCAGCGCGCGGAGACCCGCGGCTGCCACTGGCGCGAGGACTTCCCCGAGCGGGACGACGCCCACTGGCGGCGCCACCTGGTCACCACTCTCGCCGGCACCGCCGGCACCCCCGTCAGTACTCCCGAGGAGCGGTAA
- the panC gene encoding pantoate--beta-alanine ligase: MAGKNQRGRQPVREPKVRKAALTHTIADFEPAFWPDEQPVDNAVVMTMGALHEGHAALIRAARKQVGADGRVAVTVFVNPLQFGAGEDLDRYPRTLAADVRLAEENGADVVFAPLVEEVYPNGEPQVRLTAGPMGERFEGATRPGHFDGMLTVVAKLLHITDPDFAFFGEKDAQQLAIVRRMVADLDFDVEVIGVPTVREEDGLARSSRNRFLAEDERERALALSRALFAGRDVAAQGPKAVREAASAVIDAAEGVTLDYLALINPDDFTEAADDFQGEAVLAVAAKVGTTRLIDNVRIIVR; encoded by the coding sequence ATGGCGGGCAAGAACCAGCGTGGCAGGCAGCCGGTCCGGGAGCCGAAGGTCCGCAAGGCGGCCCTCACCCACACGATCGCCGACTTCGAGCCCGCCTTCTGGCCGGACGAGCAGCCGGTGGACAACGCCGTCGTGATGACGATGGGCGCCCTGCACGAGGGCCACGCGGCGCTGATCCGGGCGGCCCGCAAGCAGGTCGGCGCGGACGGCCGGGTGGCCGTGACGGTCTTCGTGAACCCGCTGCAGTTCGGTGCCGGCGAGGACCTCGACCGCTACCCGCGCACGCTGGCCGCCGACGTCCGGCTGGCCGAGGAGAACGGCGCGGACGTGGTCTTCGCCCCGCTGGTCGAGGAGGTCTACCCGAACGGCGAGCCGCAGGTGCGGCTCACCGCGGGCCCGATGGGCGAGCGCTTCGAGGGCGCCACCCGCCCCGGCCACTTCGACGGCATGCTGACCGTGGTCGCCAAGCTGCTGCACATCACCGACCCGGACTTCGCCTTCTTCGGCGAGAAGGACGCCCAGCAGCTGGCGATCGTCCGGCGGATGGTGGCCGACCTGGACTTCGACGTCGAGGTGATCGGCGTGCCGACCGTCCGCGAGGAGGACGGCCTGGCCCGGTCCTCCCGCAACCGCTTCCTCGCCGAGGACGAGCGCGAGCGGGCCCTCGCCCTCTCCCGGGCCCTGTTCGCCGGCCGCGACGTGGCCGCCCAGGGGCCCAAGGCGGTCCGCGAGGCGGCCTCGGCCGTGATCGACGCCGCCGAAGGTGTCACCCTTGACTACCTCGCCCTGATCAACCCCGACGACTTCACCGAAGCGGCGGACGACTTCCAGGGCGAGGCGGTGCTGGCCGTGGCCGCGAAGGTGGGGACCACCCGCCTGATCGACAACGTCCGCATCATCGTCCGCTAG
- a CDS encoding SAM-dependent methyltransferase translates to MTWMRWRPAMEQALYGAEGFYRRPEGPAGHFRTSVHASGLYARAVARLLGEVDRALGHPAELAFVDVGAGRGELLTGVLAAVPAELAGRLRPYGVELAARPPGLPAEVRWTDVPPAGVTGLLFANEWLDNVPLDLAEVGRDGVLRYTEVDTASGGQRPGAPVSEADRRWAERWWPVREPGDFVELGGPRDEAWAGAVGSLAAGLAVAVDYAHTTGHRPPFGTLTGFRDGREVSPVPDGSCDVTAHVALDAVAVPGVHSLWTTQREALRALGVSGARPPLALASSDPAAYLRALGGAGEAAELTDPAGLGAFGWLAQPVRMPGPPSLAGLAGWQTLVP, encoded by the coding sequence ATGACTTGGATGCGGTGGCGGCCCGCCATGGAACAGGCGCTGTACGGCGCGGAGGGCTTCTACCGCAGGCCGGAGGGCCCGGCCGGCCACTTCCGGACCTCCGTGCACGCCTCGGGGCTGTACGCCCGGGCGGTCGCCCGGCTGCTCGGCGAGGTGGACCGGGCGCTCGGCCACCCGGCGGAGCTGGCCTTCGTCGACGTCGGTGCGGGGCGCGGCGAGCTGCTGACCGGGGTGCTGGCCGCGGTGCCCGCCGAGCTGGCCGGCCGGCTGCGCCCGTACGGGGTGGAGCTGGCGGCCCGGCCGCCGGGCCTGCCGGCCGAGGTCCGGTGGACGGACGTCCCGCCGGCCGGCGTCACCGGGCTGCTGTTCGCCAACGAGTGGCTGGACAACGTGCCGCTGGACCTCGCCGAGGTCGGCCGGGACGGGGTGCTGCGCTACACCGAGGTGGACACCGCGAGCGGCGGGCAGCGGCCGGGCGCCCCCGTCTCCGAGGCCGACCGCCGCTGGGCCGAGCGCTGGTGGCCGGTGCGCGAACCGGGGGACTTCGTCGAGCTGGGCGGACCGCGGGACGAGGCCTGGGCGGGTGCGGTGGGCTCGCTGGCGGCCGGGCTGGCGGTGGCGGTGGACTACGCGCACACCACCGGCCACCGCCCGCCGTTCGGCACCCTCACCGGGTTCCGGGACGGCCGGGAGGTGAGCCCGGTGCCGGACGGCTCCTGCGACGTCACCGCCCACGTGGCGCTGGACGCGGTGGCCGTGCCCGGTGTCCACAGCCTGTGGACGACGCAGCGCGAAGCGCTGCGGGCCCTCGGCGTGAGCGGCGCCCGGCCGCCGCTGGCCCTGGCGTCCAGCGACCCGGCGGCCTACCTGCGGGCGCTCGGCGGGGCGGGGGAGGCGGCCGAGCTGACCGACCCGGCGGGGCTGGGGGCCTTCGGCTGGCTGGCGCAGCCCGTCCGGATGCCGGGACCGCCGAGCCTGGCGGGGCTCGCGGGATGGCAGACTCTGGTGCCATGA
- a CDS encoding response regulator, with amino-acid sequence MTIRVMLVDDQELLRTGFRMVLQSQGDIEITAEAGDGAQALEVLRHTEVDVILMDVRMPRLDGVQATRRICLSADGTPLPGAPHVLILTTFDLDEYAFAALKAGASGFLLKDVPPTELVAAIRSVHAGDAVVAPTTTRRMIDRFAEVLPTVGAAPAANTLAPLTDREREVFLLVAQGLSNSEIAARLVLSEATVKTHVGRILAKLGLRDRVQAVVLAYEAGLVRAGAGE; translated from the coding sequence ATGACCATCCGCGTGATGCTCGTCGACGACCAGGAGCTGCTGCGCACCGGCTTCCGGATGGTCCTGCAGTCGCAGGGCGACATCGAGATCACCGCGGAGGCCGGTGACGGCGCGCAGGCTCTGGAGGTGCTGCGGCACACCGAGGTGGACGTGATCCTGATGGACGTCCGGATGCCGCGGCTGGACGGCGTCCAGGCCACCCGGCGGATCTGCCTGTCCGCCGACGGCACGCCGCTGCCGGGCGCTCCGCACGTGCTCATCCTCACCACCTTCGACCTGGACGAGTACGCCTTCGCCGCGCTGAAGGCGGGGGCCAGCGGCTTCCTGCTCAAGGACGTCCCGCCGACCGAGCTGGTCGCGGCGATCCGCTCGGTCCACGCCGGTGACGCCGTGGTCGCGCCGACCACCACCCGCCGCATGATCGACCGCTTCGCCGAGGTGCTGCCCACGGTCGGCGCGGCCCCCGCCGCCAACACCCTGGCCCCGCTCACCGACCGGGAGCGGGAGGTCTTCCTGCTGGTCGCGCAGGGCCTGTCGAACAGCGAGATCGCCGCCCGGCTGGTGCTCTCCGAGGCCACCGTGAAGACCCATGTCGGCCGGATCCTGGCCAAGCTGGGCCTGCGCGACCGGGTGCAGGCCGTGGTGCTGGCGTACGAGGCCGGCCTGGTCCGGGCCGGCGCCGGGGAGTAG
- a CDS encoding type III pantothenate kinase, with product MLLTIDVGNTQTTLGLFDGEDVVEHWRISTDPRRTADELAVLMQGLMGSHTAVSEAKVDGLAICSSVPAVLHELREVTRRYYGDVPAVIVEPGVKTGVHVLMDNPKEVGADRIVNALAANHLYGGPCIVVDFGTATTFDAVNERGDYVGGAIAPGIEISVDALGVRGAQLRKIELARPRNVIGKNTVEGMQSGILYGFAGQVDGLVNRMSRELAKDPEDVQVIATGGLATLVLGEATTIDVHEPWLTLIGLRLVYERNRPAA from the coding sequence ATGCTCCTCACCATCGACGTCGGCAACACCCAGACCACGCTCGGCCTGTTCGACGGCGAGGACGTCGTCGAGCACTGGCGGATCTCCACCGATCCGCGCCGCACGGCGGACGAACTGGCGGTGCTGATGCAGGGGCTGATGGGGTCTCACACCGCGGTCTCCGAGGCCAAGGTGGACGGCCTGGCGATCTGCTCCTCCGTCCCCGCCGTGCTCCACGAGCTCCGTGAGGTGACCCGCCGCTACTACGGCGACGTCCCCGCGGTGATCGTGGAGCCCGGCGTGAAGACGGGCGTGCACGTCCTGATGGACAACCCCAAGGAGGTCGGTGCCGACCGGATCGTCAACGCGCTGGCCGCCAACCACCTGTACGGCGGCCCGTGCATCGTGGTCGACTTCGGCACCGCGACCACCTTCGACGCGGTCAACGAGCGCGGCGACTACGTCGGCGGGGCGATCGCCCCGGGCATCGAGATCTCGGTGGACGCCCTCGGTGTCCGCGGCGCCCAGCTGCGCAAGATCGAGCTGGCCCGGCCGCGCAACGTGATCGGCAAGAACACCGTCGAGGGCATGCAGTCCGGCATCCTGTACGGCTTCGCCGGCCAGGTCGACGGCCTGGTCAACCGGATGTCCCGGGAGCTCGCCAAGGACCCGGAGGACGTCCAGGTGATCGCCACCGGCGGCCTGGCCACCCTCGTCCTCGGCGAGGCCACCACCATCGACGTGCACGAGCCCTGGCTCACCCTGATCGGCCTGCGGCTGGTGTACGAGCGCAACCGCCCGGCCGCCTGA
- a CDS encoding Rossmann-like and DUF2520 domain-containing protein — MSTSNPFGAPEQSAGPSDPGDRPARLAVGVVGTGRVGPALGAALQLAGHRVVAASGVSAASRRRAEALLPGVRLVTPQQVLAAADLVLLTVPDDALADLVRGLATTGAVRPGQIVVHTSGAQGVAVLEPATRAGALPLALHPAMTFTGTSVDLARLAGCPFGVTAPEELRPVAEALVVEMGGEPEWVPEEVRPVYHTALAHGANHLVTLVAQAMELLRGAGVAEPGRLLGPLLGAALDNSLRSGDAALTGPVARGDAGTLRRHLDQLRTVSPDIDQAYRAMARATAQRAVRGGSLKEESAAALLDVLNEEKH, encoded by the coding sequence GTGAGCACGTCCAACCCCTTCGGTGCGCCCGAGCAGTCCGCCGGCCCCTCCGACCCCGGTGACCGTCCCGCCCGTCTCGCCGTCGGGGTGGTCGGCACCGGCCGCGTCGGGCCCGCGCTGGGCGCCGCCCTGCAACTGGCCGGCCACCGGGTGGTCGCCGCCTCCGGCGTCTCGGCCGCCTCCCGGCGCCGGGCCGAGGCCCTGCTGCCCGGCGTCCGCCTGGTGACGCCGCAGCAGGTGCTGGCCGCCGCCGACCTCGTCCTGCTCACCGTCCCGGACGACGCGCTCGCCGACCTGGTCCGGGGCCTGGCCACGACCGGGGCGGTGCGTCCCGGGCAGATCGTGGTGCACACCTCGGGCGCGCAGGGGGTGGCGGTCCTCGAACCGGCGACCCGGGCCGGCGCACTGCCGCTGGCCCTGCACCCCGCGATGACCTTCACCGGGACGTCGGTGGACCTGGCCCGGCTGGCCGGCTGCCCGTTCGGGGTGACCGCCCCCGAGGAGCTGCGGCCGGTCGCCGAGGCCCTGGTGGTGGAGATGGGCGGCGAGCCCGAGTGGGTGCCCGAGGAGGTCCGCCCGGTCTACCACACGGCGCTGGCGCACGGCGCGAACCACCTGGTCACCCTGGTCGCGCAGGCCATGGAGCTGCTGCGCGGCGCGGGCGTGGCCGAGCCCGGCCGGCTGCTCGGCCCGCTGCTCGGCGCCGCCCTGGACAACAGTCTGCGCTCCGGCGACGCGGCCCTGACCGGCCCGGTCGCCCGGGGTGACGCGGGGACCCTCCGCCGCCACCTGGACCAGTTGCGTACGGTGTCCCCGGACATCGATCAGGCGTACCGCGCGATGGCCCGGGCCACGGCGCAGCGGGCGGTCCGGGGTGGATCGCTCAAGGAAGAGTCGGCGGCGGCGCTGCTGGACGTACTCAACGAGGAGAAGCACTGA
- a CDS encoding SigE family RNA polymerase sigma factor, whose translation MARASAAGTAGEDDFLEFAAVRTGHLFRTACLLTGGDTHLAEDLVQEALGRIYAQWYRTSWFAPRARIENPAGYAHTVLVRAFLSHRRRRSTAEQPVREVPDAAAREGDPALRLALVEALGRLSPRDRAVLVLRYWEDRSVEETAEVLRSSSGAVRTQTVRALRRIRALLGDGLAELADR comes from the coding sequence ATGGCACGAGCGAGCGCAGCGGGTACGGCGGGGGAGGACGACTTCCTGGAGTTCGCCGCGGTCCGCACCGGGCACCTCTTCCGGACGGCCTGCCTGCTGACGGGCGGTGACACCCATCTCGCCGAGGACCTCGTCCAGGAGGCCCTCGGCCGGATCTACGCCCAGTGGTACCGCACCTCCTGGTTCGCGCCGCGGGCCAGGATCGAGAACCCGGCCGGCTACGCGCACACCGTGCTGGTCCGGGCCTTCCTCTCGCACCGGCGCCGCCGCAGCACCGCCGAGCAGCCCGTCCGGGAGGTCCCCGACGCCGCCGCCCGGGAGGGCGACCCGGCACTGCGGCTGGCCCTGGTCGAGGCCCTGGGCCGGCTCTCGCCGCGCGACCGGGCGGTGCTCGTCCTGCGGTACTGGGAGGACCGCAGCGTCGAGGAGACCGCCGAGGTGCTGCGCAGCAGCTCCGGCGCGGTGCGGACGCAGACCGTCCGCGCCCTCCGCCGGATCCGGGCGCTGCTCGGGGACGGCCTGGCGGAGCTCGCGGACCGCTGA